atctttcctacagcccccctttaagtactgaaaggccacaataaggtctccccgcagcctccccttccccaggctgaacaaccccagctctcccagcccggcctcgcagcagaggggctccagccctcggagcatttctgtgccccctctggccccgctccaacagctccatgtccctCCTGTGTTGGGGGCTCCGGAGCAGGACGCGGCACTGggggtggggtctcaccagagcggggcagaggggcaggaccccctccctcgccctgctgcccgcgctgctggggatgcgtGAAGGCCCTGCCCTGGCGGTGGGTGCCACgtccgccggggctgggtgTCACCCGTACGGGTGGTGGGACAGGGCGGGTTCAGGAGGCGGCATTGGGGCGCGGTCCCCACCCGCTCGCTCACACAGGCGGTGGGCCCGAGCGCTGCAATAAGATGCAGGTGCAGCTGTGGAGGTGACAACGCAGCGTCAGGGAGAAGGGGCTGGCCGGGAGGTGACCGTCCAGGGAGCAGAGCCACCGTGCCTGGGACATCAGGGACCCCTGCGAGGGCcggggcggcagcggcgcgGAGTGGGACAGGGCCCGGGGACACCGCAGGGAGGCAGCGGTGGCCCTGCGGTTCTTGGTGCCAGCTCTCCCCAGACACTTGGTGTCACCCCACCGCGGGGCACCTGAGGTCACCATCCCCGGACGCTTGGTCACCCCCCCGGGGCACTTGgtccttcccccccctcccgcgGCGCACCTGGTGGCGCCCGGCTCGCCGTTCCCACTGACGGAGCGGGACGGAGGCGGTGGCGGCTCAGGTCCGGCGGCCAATGGTGCGCGGGGGGCGTAGCCAGGGAGGGTGCACGGATCCAATGGTGCGCGGGGGGCGTAGCCAGGGAGGGTGAACGGATCCAATGGTGCGCGGGGGGCGTAGCCAGGGAGGGTGCACTGATCCAATGGAACGCGGGGGGGCGTACCGGGGAGGGTACGCGGAACCAATGGGATGTGGGGGGCCGTGCCGGGGGCGGGTGCGCGGAGCCAATGGGACGCGGAGGCCGTggccggcgcggcgcggcgggggatGCGGGTGCCGGCGGGGGTGCGGGAGCGCGTGGCGTCGGTGCACGGCGCCGCGGCGCTGCCCGAGCGCTTGCGGCTGTACGATGGCTGGGCCGCTCGCTACGAACAGGTACCGGGGCCGGGAGAGGCGGGAGGAGCGGggcagctccgctccgctcgcTGGCGCCGCTGAGCGCTGTGTCCCCGCAGGATGTGGCGGCGCTGGAGTACCGGGCACCGCACCTGGCCGCCGCTTCGCTCGCCTTCGCCTtccccgcgccgcccgccggggCGCGGCTGCTTGACGTGGCCTGCGGCACCGGGCTCGTAGCGCGGGAGGTACCGagcggggctgggcgggggtCGGCGGGACGGGGGTGCTAACGGTGCCGTGTGTCCGTCGGTCCGTCTGTCTCCGCAGCTCCACCAACGCGGCTTCCGCTGCCTGCACGGCGTGGACGGCAGCGACGGGATGCTGGAGCAGGCGCGGAGCACCGGCCTCTACCGGCAGCTGCGGCGGTGCGTCCTGGGCCGGGAGCCCCTGCCCTCGCCCGCAGGTAACGGGCGGCAGCGGGGAGCGGGCGCTGTCCCGCAGAGACCCCCGGTGGTGCCACGCGTGTCCCCGCAGAGCACTACGACGCCGTGACGCTGGTGGGGGCCCTGGGCGAGGGGCAGGTGCCGAGCGCGGCCCTGCCGGAGCTGCTCCGCGTCACCAGGCCGGGTGAGGGGCGTCCCCGCCGTCCCCTCCCCACCGCGACCCCCGGGGTGGCAGGACGGGGACACCGGGCCCCGGCGGGGCGCTGGCCCTGTGACACAGCAGGACTTGGCCTTGGCCCCGCTGCCAGCGGGGACGGGCAGGGACACCCCGGTCCCTGCCCCTGCGCACCAGCAGGGCTCAGGCAGGGGGACACGGCAGGAGGTGGCGGCACTCCTGATGTGTAACAGCATCCGCTCAGGTGTGACGCCCTGCCCGCCCTGCCCGCTCGCTGGCCTGCCCGCCCCCTGCTCGACCTCTGCCCGTCCTCTGCCCGCCAGCCTGCTGGACGACACCCAGCAGGGTCCCGctgcctccccttgcccccctcAGCCTTTCTGAGGGGCTGCCACCCCCAGCGTCATTGATCTGGCCTCAAAGTCACCCgtcccctctcccagcaggaGGCTTCCTCTGCCTGACGACAAGGAGCAACCCCTCGAACCTGCGGTACAAGGCGGAGCTCGAGGCAGcgctggagaggctggagaggcAGGGAGCCTGGCGGAAGGTGCTGGCCCAGGAGGtggagcgctgggagagggcCACCTCCGAGGAGGAGAGCCCCCAGGGCACCGACTACATCTCCGGCGTGGTCTACATCTACCAGAAGTGCCCTGTGCCCCCCCTCGAGGAGGGCTGAGAGCCGACGCAGCTCTGGGGAGGCGGGCAGTGAGCACTTGGCCACTTGTAAAACCCAGCCCAGTGACCCCCTCCCAGAGCAGGGCGGCTACTGGGGGGTGATGACGTCTTTGGGGAGCATCCCCattcccttccccagctccttccccctAAGGTCTGGGCCCTAGGGaccttccctgctcctcagcatggggAGGGTCTCCCAGTTTCACCAGGGTCTCCTGGGCAGCACTGTTAGCTCTGACATTCAGGTGCTGTCCCCAACAAGGCCCTCACCGTGACTTCTCACAGACCCACCTGGCTGTTCAG
This portion of the Phalacrocorax aristotelis chromosome 18, bGulAri2.1, whole genome shotgun sequence genome encodes:
- the METTL27 gene encoding methyltransferase-like protein 27, yielding MRVPAGVRERVASVHGAAALPERLRLYDGWAARYEQDVAALEYRAPHLAAASLAFAFPAPPAGARLLDVACGTGLVARELHQRGFRCLHGVDGSDGMLEQARSTGLYRQLRRCVLGREPLPSPAEHYDAVTLVGALGEGQVPSAALPELLRVTRPGGFLCLTTRSNPSNLRYKAELEAALERLERQGAWRKVLAQEVERWERATSEEESPQGTDYISGVVYIYQKCPVPPLEEG